A window of Fusarium falciforme chromosome 1, complete sequence genomic DNA:
GGGAGCTGCAGAGCTTCCGCGTGGTGGCGGCGTGTTGTCTTCTTAAGGAGCTGAACCATCTGGCCAGGAAGATGGATGCTAGCTCCGGAGGGGGGTTTGTCGGTGTTGGACGGGGTGGACGAGGCGGTAAGCGGATGACGCTTCCGCTGCGATGATTGAGACTATTCATGGGAGAGCGATGATTTTACAGTGGGAATGTTCTATCTATCGGAGTTTGGACAAGCAAGGATGCAGTTTCTGGAAGAATCTTGCTGGCCTGTCAGGTAGAAGTTGACATGTGAATTCAGGTTGTCAAGGCAATGCCTTTAGCAGAGATCAGTACATGAACAGGTGACGGAATTATGCTTATTCGTAGGGCTGAAGGCAAAGTAAAATTGCCTGATTGGCCTCGTGCAGAGGGAAAATCGTATCCatattaatacccttatctCGTTTTCTTAAAATGTCATGTTACGAATCATCGTAAGTTTGCAAGCGGCTGGTCACGGTGTTTGTAAGTGAGTGATTCAGTCAGGTGCCCAGGTAACGACAGTTCCAATCTCCCCCTTTACAACGACTCCATCACAGCGtcttcaacaacagcaacaacaacatatTCGGACCGAAGGCTTACTATGCAGATGCGTCGTactcttttcttccttttaCAATATTCAGGTCCTGAATCAAGTAGTCAGCCTTACCCTACATGTCAGCGAGTCAGCCTGAGAGCCGCGTGGCGATTGGGTCCAGGTCTAGAAGCGCATTGAGCAACCCCTTTTGGTCAACTCTCCGTCGGAGATTTTGCCTCGTTCGTATCTTTCGCAGGTCCAAGGCCGCGCCCAATTTGACCGCCCATTGTTTTCCCACGTGAAGTCGTTTCAGCCTCTACTTGCACATGCTTCTTGGCAATTCTCTTTAGAAGTAATAAGCTTCCCATCAGCGCCAGATGGCCTGGGTAAGATGGGTCCTGCCAGCGAATTCCAACACCACTTTGACATGTCCCCATTGGATAGTGGTCGTCTGACTGTGCCTGCGTTGGATGTTTGACCAGACATTTTGCCATTTCCGTGTACCTGGAAGGCATTTCGTCATCCCGAGGTTCaattcctttttttattttttatttttattttttgcGAGCCTCAACAGGAGCTCGTATGATTTGTTGGTTGGGGTATACAAGGTCAAAAGATGAGGCCCCGtgagccaaggccaagagagTCTCTGCTCTTGATATAACGACCGTTTGGTCTCTTTAACTTTTTGTTTTTGCAATCATGGACAACTACCGAAGGTTTGAATTATCAACAATGCCGTCTTTTAGGACAATACATCGAATACGTCAACAGTTATTTGGGGACGCGGTGCTCATTGACGACGAGGCTGCGTTGGGGTCCGACTCAACAAAACCTGAGAAGAGGGCGATTGGACACACAGCAACTGAAGATCAGTCGCATCGGTGGACAGTCGCCAATACCAACAACGGCCTCGTTAAGCTCCCGACGGAGCTCCATATGATGATCATGGAGCACCTTACCTTTGGACAGGTTGAGTCCCTGCGACGGACATGCCGAGCCCTCCGAGGCCGCATCAGCAAACCCGTCATCCGCGAGGTGTTCCCAGGCATCAAGTTTGAGCTCCTGTCGACGTGCTACCGGTGCCTCTGCTACGACCCCCTGAGGGATACGCTGATCCGGGCCGACGAGTCGGACGCCCGGTATCCCTTGGCCAGCGAGTGCCTCGACTGCGTCGCCGCGAGGGGAGGCTTCATGGTCGGACGCAGGTACACCCTCGGGACGTGGGCGAGCGTCTGGGTGTGCCGATACTGCGGGTATCCCGTCACGTCTGGGGCGGCGTGGAACGAACCAGAGTTTCACCGCGTGTGCTACAGGAGGTTTCACTGGATGCTCTTTTACTTTTTCCTCGTGGGGATTGCGCAGGGTCTCGTTACGATTATAGGGTCGGCGCTGTGTTGGGGCTTTTATaacaaggagaagatggttCTGGCGCCTACGATTGTAAGTAGGTTTCTTCTGTTTCAAGAGGTTGTGCTGACGGGAGTAGGTCAACTTCTTTATGGCGTCTTGGGTATTCTGCCTGACGCTGTTGAGAAACGTAGAGCTGAGGACGTACCACTGGACCTTGATACTAGAGCTTGGAATCCTAGGACTCTGGATTCCTCCCCTGCTCACGATACTCGGGAGTGCTCAGAACAGACGAGGCAGGCCGTCCCCAGCTGACGTCGCAACCATCTTTTTTGTCGTCAGCAACATGTAAGTCAAACTGGGAACTTGTGTGTGAAAGAACAACGTACCAACGATTGAGCAGCATGTTCCGCGTCGTCAACGTTCTTGGCAACGCAGTCCTTATGTCCGAGTACAAGCTCTGGCGGCGCCACCGGCCGAACCAGTCACCGGCGCAACGAGCCCTGAGCAAGACTGCCGCCATCTTGGTCTTTTGGACGTACCCGCAGAGCGTGGAGCAAAAGTATCCGGGGAAATGGTGGTTGACGAGGCGAGAGCTGCAGCAGGTGTGAGCCCCAAGCGGAGAAAGAAAGAACTGTCACAAAATCCGGGGGTTGACCGAACACGCAGATCTTGCAGCGGGACAAGGGGAAAGAGATTCTGGGGTAGTGGCCGGAGACATGGAGGGCCAAGCTGAGCAGAGAGTCGATTGGCTCGAGGAACCAACTGACACATCACAGTCGAATCTCTTGTCAGCACATCTTGGATCTCCTTCCAAGTCTCTCTGAATCTCGGATTCAAGGGGGTAATGCACGGATGAGATCTAGCAAAACCTGAGAATGCAACACTACTCGTGGGAAGGGAAGTGCTAGGAGAATTTCTCCCCCCGTCAGCCTCAGCTCAACACACTACGGCGTCCCAGGGGGAGATTGATCTCCGTCCTGCTGAGCTGAGGATTGCTCTGTCCAGTAAGACCGAGAGCACAGAACTCAACAAAGTGCTTTAGCTTCACGCATGGTGCTGTTTCACTCGAGGCACATCCAATCTCGGGCACCCTTGGACAAGAGGAGATTAACAGTCTGGACAACTCTGTTCAATCTTGTTTGCTTTTACGGCGTATGGCTTTCATGTCTCGTACAAGGCATCAAGGCATCGATACCTCATCGTCTCTCACCCCCTTAGGCTGCCCTCTTAGTCGTCGTCTCAGCGTGGTTGCTCGCAatcttggtgttgtgaaAGTCAGCGTTCTGATCATCCGGCTCAGCAGCTCTCTTCCCTCCTTGGCCCATGACTCCCTGAAAAGCCTGCGACAAGCCCTGGCCGCTTCTGCCGTCTTGACCACCGTCGTCGTGCCCCTGACTGCCGGCGGCGTTGCCGGACTTGGACACTCGAGGCTGGTGCTGATCGTGGTGCGTCGCGTTCCTCTTCGTGGGCGTCCCGTCATAGTTGCTCGCCACTCGCGTGTCCTTGGTCTCGTCCCCGGTGCCCGACTTTGTAGCGGCCCCCGTGCCAAATATGCTGCCCAGGATGGTACTGCCGGATGAGCCGCTCGGCGACGTGTCCCCGTGCTGCTTGGACGTCATCTCGATGGAGCGGACGTTTGTACCTCCGGCGCCGACGCCCCCGCCTACTCCCCCGCTGGGAAGCTTCTCCAGGGGCGCGGTAGACCCTTCACTCCTCTGGGGGTTGACGTGGCTCAGCTCGTGGCCGCCAGTTACGGCGTTGCCCCCGACGCCCGCGCCCGAGAGGCcctcgtccttcttggcctgggcgCGGTCCCTGCGCGCCTGCTCCTCGCTGTCCTGGGGTTTGCTCCTGGACTTGTAGTAGATGCCGGCGCCGAGGAGGGCTACTCCTGCGCCGATGGGGACGGCGGCGGAACGTTGCTGGCTTGCGCCAAAGACCTGCTTCATGATGTAGAAGATGCGAgattatagaattattagaATTGTTAGAACTGTGAGATTTAGCAGATAGAGTAAGAACTGGAAATGACTGAATATCCAAAAGGTTTTCTACTGCTTCTGTTCGTGACGTCGTCGATAGAGTTGTCTAGTCATCATGACAACATCGATGTGTAAGTCAGGTCCAGAAACAGCAACGTCAGGAACGGACAACAAGCCAATTTCCCAGTTGTTTCTTTCAACTTCAAGTGAATAAAAAGCCATTGAACAATTTTAATTACGATGAGAGCGTTAAATTGCGATTAAACTGTTCATCTTCTGATCGAGTTCCCATGATGAACATGTTCATCTCGAATATCCATGACGACTCGACTAGACCCTTGATGAGATTCGGTCCTTCTTTACTCCGGCCTTGGAGAAACAAGTACCGAGCAAGCACCTCATTGGTTCTACTCTCATGCATGCATTCCCCCCCGGTTGCAGTGCTAAAAGGCGGAGCCGCGTTTTGGCGGATACTAGCGGGTGCTTCGGAGCCGCAAGCTAATGTACGGTGGCTCTCTTTTTCCCCTCATCTCACTTGGTGCATTAGGCTGTTTTGCAGGGGGGAGTCAAGAAGCATGGGGAAAAGGGAGttgaggatgttgttgaAAGATGGTCATGATCTTCATTGTGAAGTCATGGGGTTTCCAGAACGGGAAGACAGACTTGTTTCTTGAATCTAGGAAGCTGGCAAAGGCGGTAATTCTCGTATTGATAGAGAGAAAGGTTGAGTAACTGGGCTGAAGGAAAAACAAAACATACCCTGGCATGCTTGTGCTAAAACGGCCCGTCGAGAATTTGGAGAAGGTGCATTTCCCGTACGTAAAGTGCACTCTTGGCTTGGCATCTCATTTACAGGCGGGCGTATTGAACAAGCTCCAGGCCATTTGGAGACAGAGGCTGTACACGCAAATGCTACCCATATCAATCTGCAACCGGCACGCGCCATGATCGACCCATCAACGCACATCTTTCCAAGAGAGAGAAGCTCTGCCACGTCGTACACACACGAGGGGAGGTCTCTTTCAATGTGTATGTATATCCACAAAACGAGATGCGGATCCGAAGGTTTGCTTCTGGTTGAGAGCCAACCATGACCACGGAACACCATGTCCACATCAAAAGCCCGGGGAATTGGCATCAGTCCGGGGCCCCGATCAACGATCAAGGAAAACATGGGGTTGGTCTTGTCTTCTGGAGATCCTCTTCCCCAGATGCGGTCCCCCTTTGATCCAGAGCTGTTGAAGGGGTCATGCTTCGAGGTCAGCTGCTTCACCAAGCGTTCTCTACTCTCCACGTCTAGAATGCTTGTCCCCATCCCCTCCACACTTTTGACCCGTCCCCTCACAGAAAAAGGCCCGTCAACGGCGCGTAGTGTAGACGCCAGGCTCTCGGTTGGCCGGAGGATGGATTCCGCCTTTGGCGTCTCTTCCCCTTCTACAGAGAGATCCCCAACAACGCCCATTCCTGGGACCCCATGCAACCTGTCCCCCCTCCGCATCCAGAACGACGGTGAGGCTTTAGGGCTGTTTGGCCTCCTCTGCTTGGTCGAATCCTCGTCGGGCGAAGGGATCGTGTGGGGAATTTCCTGGGGACTCCAACTTTTGACTAGTGTTCGTCCCCCGCAaccagaggaagaggcgtCCACCCTTGTTGGCCCTCTAGATGTACGTACCTTTCATGGAGAAAGAGAAGCCAACCCATCACTAGCCTCTATCCCCCTGTCCGTTGCCCTGATGAATCCTAGACACTGGGCTCAGGCCGGCACATACTGCCCTTGACTCGTTACGGATGGACCGGCGGCGCCACCTTGTTGCAAGCTGTATGGTTACAGTACGCCTGAACGGACAGGCGGCGCTTGGGGGAGGAGACACAAGAGATCGTCTTGGCTCCTCTTCCCCTAGTGGTGGAGATCTGACTTAGTTTTTCTTGGTACCACCATGAGAACTGGGGAAAAAGCACAATGAGAGTCAGTAAGACTGGCCTGTTAATGCATGGGGGGGGACCGGATCAAAGGGTGGCGCCCCTTGTTCCGTGCCAATCTGGGGGACCTGGTCCTTGGAAGGGCTTTTCTCTTGCAGATGCCAATGGCCTGATATAAGTCTGGGGTTCACctcgttcctcctcctcgacattcTCGAATTGAGTCTCGACATTGACTGGTTTCatcaacttcttcttcttctcgagcaaCATCAAGATACCCATCCCCGTCCAAGAGGAAATCGATTCTTGACGCCTCCCCTTTTACTCCCCTATCCcttttcctcatcctcgagagGTCCATCACTCTGGATACCATCACCACAATGGCCACCACCGAGCACACCGAGCAGCTCCACGAGAAGCACAACGGCATGAACGGCAACTACGACCCCGAGGCCCAGCGCATGGATGCCCTCAAGCAGTTCCGCTCCGCGGCCAGCGTCCAGATGAGCCCCGAGCTGTTCGAGAAGCTCTACCTCTCGCCCATGAACGAGGTCAAGGGAAACCTTCGACAGACCTTTGGCAACCCTACTCCCATGTACGCCCACTCGAACTCCCGGTATAGCATCAAATGACTAACCAATGTATAGCGCCCTTGTTGGTTTCCTTCTCGCCTTCA
This region includes:
- a CDS encoding F-box domain-containing protein, translating into MDNYRRFELSTMPSFRTIHRIRQQLFGDAVLIDDEAALGSDSTKPEKRAIGHTATEDQSHRWTVANTNNGLVKLPTELHMMIMEHLTFGQVESLRRTCRALRGRISKPVIREVFPGIKFELLSTCYRCLCYDPLRDTLIRADESDARYPLASECLDCVAARGGFMVGRRYTLGTWASVWVCRYCGYPVTSGAAWNEPEFHRVCYRRFHWMLFYFFLVGIAQGLVTIIGSALCWGFYNKEKMVLAPTIVNFFMASWVFCLTLLRNVELRTYHWTLILELGILGLWIPPLLTILGSAQNRRGRPSPADVATIFFVVSNIMFRVVNVLGNAVLMSEYKLWRRHRPNQSPAQRALSKTAAILVFWTYPQSVEQKYPGKWWLTRRELQQV